The proteins below come from a single Halobacillus salinarum genomic window:
- a CDS encoding citrate/2-methylcitrate synthase, whose protein sequence is MYYPGLKGITAVETALSEINGEKGNLFYRGVPVEKLIEKHSFEEVVYFLLSGKKLDENGIHVLNDRMKEARAINENTKNVLDQFIHQQSLIASIRSAISCLDESRDHWPINEMEVVDVIAKLPTIIAYLYRRKRGLEPVEPKHHLSHAANFLYMLFGEEKTEKEAAALEAYMILTAEHGLNASTFAARVVASTQSDIYSAITAGIGALKGPLHGGAPSGVLTYIEEVQGSTVEEVVKNKIVQNEKIMGFGHRIYQVKDPRAKALQQLILKMDPIPDWAEFLLDVEQQTETWLNQLKPGRNLYANVEYYAAAIMKAIEIPAELFTPIFCSSRIVGWSAHIMEQSRNNVIFRPQAKYIGS, encoded by the coding sequence ATGTATTATCCAGGTTTAAAAGGAATTACTGCCGTTGAGACCGCATTAAGTGAAATAAATGGGGAGAAGGGGAATTTATTTTATCGTGGAGTTCCAGTTGAAAAACTCATAGAAAAGCACAGCTTTGAAGAAGTCGTGTACTTTTTACTGAGTGGAAAAAAACTTGACGAAAATGGTATACACGTATTAAATGACCGAATGAAGGAAGCAAGAGCTATAAATGAAAATACCAAAAATGTGCTTGATCAGTTTATTCATCAGCAGTCGTTGATTGCTTCCATAAGATCTGCGATATCCTGTTTAGATGAGTCCAGGGATCACTGGCCGATTAATGAAATGGAAGTGGTTGATGTTATCGCTAAACTACCAACGATCATCGCTTATTTGTACCGAAGGAAGAGGGGGCTTGAACCTGTAGAACCCAAACATCATTTAAGTCATGCTGCAAATTTTCTCTATATGCTGTTTGGTGAAGAAAAGACAGAAAAAGAAGCAGCTGCTTTAGAAGCTTATATGATATTAACGGCTGAACATGGTCTGAATGCTTCTACATTTGCTGCCAGAGTAGTGGCTTCTACACAAAGTGATATTTACTCAGCAATAACCGCTGGAATTGGAGCGCTGAAAGGACCATTACATGGTGGCGCACCATCTGGTGTGTTAACTTATATTGAAGAGGTTCAAGGATCAACAGTAGAAGAAGTTGTCAAGAATAAAATTGTGCAAAATGAAAAAATTATGGGATTTGGCCATAGAATCTACCAAGTTAAAGATCCCAGAGCTAAGGCTTTGCAGCAATTAATCTTAAAGATGGATCCAATACCGGACTGGGCAGAATTTCTGCTTGATGTTGAGCAGCAGACAGAAACGTGGCTGAATCAATTAAAGCCAGGAAGAAATTTATATGCTAATGTTGAATATTATGCAGCAGCCATTATGAAAGCCATTGAAATTCCTGCAGAATTATTTACGCCGATTTTTTGCTCAAGTCGAATTGTAGGATGGTCTGCACATATTATGGAACAGTCCAGGAATAACGTCATATTTAGACCGCAAGCTAAATATATCGGATCATAA